From a single Paramisgurnus dabryanus chromosome 17, PD_genome_1.1, whole genome shotgun sequence genomic region:
- the ecd gene encoding protein ecdysoneless homolog: MDSLKRPAILEDAVQYKLFLVQPDPSDAEVNERSLQQLLENILAEVAPLLMQYIWQHQPFNLRYHPQKGDEPAHLGGVTVFADNVEDEWFIVYLLKSITCTFKEVAAVVYDNDGQFLLIEAAEHLPKWLDPDSSENRVFLYHGELHIIPNRMHPEETGWPRDSVPTVGQALEMLHSNTKNCLARKPIRSALARRLDGYPEKIHQNFHHAHCYIPAGIAVVLSRRPDLIAPAVSAFYLRDPLDLQACRTFRNFPPETRVMTSVKFTRCLYAQLQQQSFVPDRRSGFTLPTRTHPQYRADELGMKLAHGFEILCSKSGQSSSEQEAPLGSNRLWRGFLDSLKKNGYFKGELEGSARYKDLMMSAENFFKQSVTNTHRPDIQNPGNEVLKILEGSSYNIEDLKQQEAHLPPEDSDAWLDISPQELERLLEERGGRKVIDGTRKTVGPEDKEQEEETGYSLVAVTQGMKDFINAMSSHEGAEIPRSCLTDPFSFDPDAVTSALDRLLGNKDDDLDSDDFEDYDDDDDDEEGNVNKDEDVENAGSKEQAGTETLESLREYMDEMDQELQSTNIGKSFPQTNNTGNRSGASKSSSSFTSGSEPVEEEIQPLDVDLNLVTNLLESLASQAGLAGPASNLLQSLGIHIPPDADKS; the protein is encoded by the exons ATGGATTCTTTGAAAAGACCTGCCATTCTTGAGGACGCGGTCCAGTATAAACTCTTTCTGGTTCAGCCTGACCCATCAGACGCAGAAGTCAACGAGAGATCCCTTCAGCAGCTTCTGGAGAACATCCTGGCCGAGGTTGCCCCTCTTCTTATGCAGTATATCTGGCAACATCAACCATTTAATCTCAGATATCACCCTCAGAAAG GGGATGAGCCAGCACATTTGGGCGGTGTCACTGTGTTTGCTGATAATGTGGAGGATGAATGGTTCATCGTTTACCTGCTTAAATCCATCACATGCACCTTTAAAGAAGTCGCTGCGGTTGTCTATGATAACGATGGACAGTTTCTTCTGATTGAAGCAGCTGAGCATCTGCCAAAGTGGCTGGACCCTGACAGCAGTGAAAACAGG GTGTTTCTGTACCACGGAGAGCTGCACATAATTCCCAACCGCATGCATCCTGAAGAAACTGGCTGGCCTAGAGACTCAGTGCCCACTGTGGGTCAGGCTTTAGAGATGCTACATTCAAACACTAAGAACTGTCTGGCTAGAAAGCCTATACGCTCAGCTCTGGCCAGGAGACTAGATGG GTACCCAGAAAAGATCCATCAGAATTTCCATCATGCCCACTGCTACATACCTGCAGGCATTGCTGTGGTGTTGTCTAGGAGACCTGACCTCATAGCCCCTGCTGTATCTGCTTTCTATCTGCGGGACCCGCTTGACCTTCAGGCCTGCCGAACCTTTCGCAACTTTCCACCTGAAACCAGAGTTATGACATCA GTAAAGTTTACTCGATGCCTGTACGCACAGCTGCAGCAGCAGAGTTTTGTTCCAGATCGTAGGAGTGGGTTTACCCTTCCTACCCGTACTCATCCCCAGTACAGAGCTGATGAGCTGGGCATGAAACTG GCCCATGGGTTTGAAATCCTGTGCTCTAAAAGTGGCCAGTCCTCATCGGAGCAAGAGGCGCCTCTCGGCAGTAACCGTCTTTGGAGAGGCTTTCTAGATAGCCTTAAAAAGAATGGATACTTTAAG GGCGAACTAGAAGGATCTGCTCGATACAAAGACCTCATGATGTCAGCGGAGAACTTTTTCAAACAGTCTGTAACCAACACACACCG CCCTGATATTCAAAATCCTGGTAATGAAGTATTAAAAATCTTGGAAGGCTCTTCATACAATATAGAAGATCTAAAACAGCAAGAAGCACATCTGCCACCAGAGGACA GTGATGCATGGTTAGACATCTCCCCACAAGAGTTGGAGAGGCTGCTTGAGGAGAGAGGAGGCCGTAAGGTGATCGATGGCACACGCAAAACTGTAGGACCAGAGGATAAAGAGCAAGAGGAAGAAACCGGCTACAGTCTGGTAGCTGTAACACAAGGCATGAAGGATTTCATCAATGCCATGTCTTCCCATGAAGGAGCTGAAATTCCAAG ATCTTGTTTGACTGATCCTTTCAGTTTTGACCCAGATGCAGTAACCAGTGCTCTTGATAGACTACTTG GAAATAAGGATGATGATTTAGACTCTGATGACTTTGAGgattatgatgatgatgacgacgACGAAGAAGGTAATGTAAATAAGGACGAAGATGTGGAGAATGCCGGCTCAAAGGAGCAGGCAGGCACAGAGACGCTGGAAAGTTTAAGGGAGTACATGGATGAAATGGACCAAGAGCTGCAAAGCACAAATATTGGGAAAAGTTTTCCACAGACTAATAAT ACTGGTAATAGATCGGGTGCATCTAAAAGCTCATCATCGTTCACGTCAGGCTCTGAGCCTGTTGAAGAAGAGATCCAACCACTTGATGTGGACCTCAACCTGGTTACAAACCTTCTTGAGTCATTGGCTTCTCAGGCTGGCCTAGCCGGCCCTGCCTCTAATTTGCTGCAAAGTTTAGGCATTCACATCCCTCCTGATGCAGATAAGTCATGA
- the gnrh3 gene encoding gonadotropin-releasing hormone 3: MEWKGRLVIQLLMLVFVLEVSFCQHWSYGWLPGGKRNVGEVEATFRMMDAGDTVLSIPAESPLEKFSPMHTVNEVDAEGLPLKVHRFPNRRGRM; the protein is encoded by the exons ATGGAGTGGAAAGGAAGGCTAGTGATCCAGTTGTTAATGTTAGTATTTGTGCTGGAAGTTAGTTTTTGCCAGCACTGGTCATATGGTTGGCTTCCTGGTGGGAAAAGAAATGTCGGGGAAGTAGAGGCAACATTCAGG ATGATGGATGCTGGTGACACAGTCCTCTCTATTCCTGCCGAATCTCCGCTGGAGAAGTTTTCTCCAATGCACACA GTGAATGAGGTGGACGCTGAAGGTTTGCCTCTGAAGGTACATAGATTTCCCAACAGACGAGGAAGAATGTAA
- the ebf3b gene encoding transcription factor COE3 gives MKEEPAPLTGLGSVCPWLSSDGPDAKLRTQRDVGLARAHFEKQPPANLRKSNFFHFVLALYDSQGQSVEIEHTEFVDFVEKEKEPVNEKTNNGIHYKLQLLYSNGVRTEQDLYIRLIDSVTKEVIVFEGQDKNPEICRVLLTHETMCSRCCERKSCGNRKETPSNPAIIDRFFLKFFLKCNQNCLKNAGNPRTTRRFQVMVSTTASVKGHVLAISDNMFVHNNSKHGRIEKRLDLAEGTVITHEIPCIKAISPSEGWTAGGASVVIIGDEFFCGLEVVFGTMSVWSEVITPHAMRVQTPPRHIPGIVEVTLSYKSKHFCRGAPGRFIYTALHEPTIDYGFQRLQKVIPRHLGDVEKLPKEVLLKRAADLIEAFYGAPHNSQEMILKRASGIAGALHTLPRNPNPSHTNLHGMMGVISFDGQLSPDFSQDAERVGLNNGFISSSTTRQSNFNASVGMNAHTDTISTIPRHTHTSTHSSMPGHLQTYTRPSVPNVPPTATQGVFNSPTADTQHYIAKQKSAFAPVLKLQSSPTHGPHLPICMPCMD, from the exons CGCTGACTGGTCTGGGGTCAGTTTGTCCCTGGCTGTCATCCGATGGGCCGGATGCAAAACTTCGTACTCAGAG GGATGTAGGTCTCGCCCGAGCACACTTCGAGAAACAGCCACCTGCCAATCTGCGCAAGTCAAACTTCTTCCACTTTGTGTTAGCTTTGTATGACAGTCAGGGTCAATCTGTGGAGATTGAACACACTGAGTTTGTGGACTTTGTGGAAAAGGAGAAG gaGCCAGTAAATGAAAAGACAAACAATGGAATTCACTACAAACTCCAGTTACTGTACAGCAATG GTGTCAGGACAGAGCAGGATCTGTACATCCGATTGATAGACTCTGTGACCAAAGAG GTCATTGTGTTTGAAGGTCAGGATAAAAATCCTGAAATATGTCGTGTTCTTCTTACACATGAGACAATGTGCAG CCGATGCTGTGAAAGGAAAAGTTGTGGAAACAGGAAAGAGACTCCATCAAATCCGGCCATTATTGACAG GTTCTTCCTTAAATTTTTCCTCAAATGCAATCAAAACTGTCTTAAAAACGCTGGAAACCCACGAACCACACGTCGTTTTCAG GTGATGGTCTCTACCACAGCCTCTGTTAAGGGCCACGTTCTAGCCATTTCTGATAACATGTTTGTCCACAACAATTCAAAGCATGGCAGAATAGAGAAACGATTAGATTTGGCTGAAGGTACAGTAATCACAC ATGAGATCCCCTGCATTAAGGCGATCAGTCCGAGTGAAGGTTGGACAGCAGGTGGAGCTTCAGTTGTTATTATTGGAGATGAGTTCTTCTGTGGGCTGGAAGTGGTTTTTGGAACAATGTCAGTTTGGAGTGAG GTGATCACACCTCATGCGATGCGCGTGCAGACTCCACCTCGTCACATTCCTGGTATTGTAGAAGTTACACTGTCCTACAAATCGAAACATTTCTGCAGGGGAGCTCCAGGGCGCTTTATTTACACTG CTTTACATGAACCAACCATTGACTACGGGTTCCAGCGGCTGCAAAAGGTCATTCCTCGTCACCTGGGGGATGTGGAAAAATTGCCAAAG GAGGTGTTACTGAAGAGAGCAGCTGACCTCATAGAGGCATTTTATGGAGCCCCTcacaacagccag GAAATGATCCTGAAGCGAGCGTCTGGCATAGCAGGTGCTCTCCACACACTCCCACGAAACCCAAACCCATCCCACACAAACCTGCATGGCATGATGGGAGTTATCTCATTTGATGGACAGTTAAGCCCAGACTTTTCACAGGATGCAGAACGAG tgggTTTAAACAATGGCTTCATTTCAAGCAGCACAACCCGACAGTCTAACTTCAATGCCAGTGTAGGCATgaatgcacacacagacacgaTTTCCACAATTccaaggcacacacacacaagcacacactcGTCCATGCCTGGGCACCTCCAAACATACACACGACCCTCTGTGCCAAACGTCCCACCAACTGCCACACAAGGGGTCTTCAACAGTCCCACAGCAGACACACAGCACTACATCG CAAAGCAAAAAAGTGCATTCGCTCCTGTTCTGAAGCTGCAGTCCTCTCCGACACACGGTCCACATCTTCCCATTTGCATG CCTTGCATGGACTAG
- the mgmt gene encoding methylated-DNA--protein-cysteine methyltransferase: protein MMSGACFLRKVSLCSPVGEIMLSGCEMGVHTIDIQVEKRSSGYWLAQHMVSYGQTEISSELQRCIDWLQCYFIHPESVSSLPPPAFHHPLLQSDSFTSRVLWTLFKEVGLGKTVSYKQLAEMAGNPKAVRAVGGAMRRNPIPLIIPCHRVLCSSGQSGRYMGGNGDHIKVWLLTHEKKALDVSPEKNEKST, encoded by the exons ATGATGTCTGGCGCGTGTTTTCTGCGCAAAGTGTCCCTCTGCTCACCCGTGGGGGAGATCATGTTGAGTGGATGTGAGATGGGAGTACACACCATTGACATCCAAGTGGAAAAAAGGTCAAG tggtTATTGGCTTGCTCAGCATATGGTCTCTTATGGCCAGACAGAAATTAGCTCTGAATTACAGCGCTGTATTGACTGGCTTCAGTGCTACTTCATCCACCCCGAGTCGGTCAGCTCTCTTCCTCCACCTGCCTTTCACCATCCACTTCTGCAGAGCG ACTCCTTTACTTCACGTGTGCTTTGGACACTGTTTAAGGAGGTGGGGCTCGGTAAAACTGTCTCTTATAAGCAGCTTGCTGAAATGGCGGGGAATCCAAAGGCTGTACGAGCAGTAGGCGGAGCCATGAGAAGAAACCCG ATTCCTCTCATAATTCCATGTCATCGGGTGCTGTGCAGTTCAGGTCAAAGTGGACGATACATGGGAGGGAATGGAGATCATATTAAAGTTTGGTTGCTCACTCATGAGAAGAAGGCTTTGGACGTCAgtccagaaaaaaatgaaaagtccACCTAA
- the LOC135787421 gene encoding solute carrier family 35 member D3, translating to MDPWQTLVSRCSSWWQMHTPHALRACLYEVYKPLVPLLLCIAALVAVIVYALADNLHSFVCRLFLPQYHYPYAVPLAFIQVCLNLLALLALHGVGLIRLKPFSLRLSERLFVPAICGGVQCALDIWAEASAHSGLYPLTARFLPLVSVSLGHLFALNLPGSIHVSCLLTAVTVASVSVTACQGLHTMEPLEYVYSPLSLILHSLSLVWLAKVSQTERGDASTFDLYYNLTVTRILLLGFLCFIHPDSPKALIGGSWHSLLFYGYMLGMLLLGAVQLLFVNMTALYFSALPAAVLHATRGLVLPLFSVF from the exons ATGGACCCCTGGCAAACTCTGGTTTCAAGATG TTCTTCATGGTGGCAGATGCATACTCCGCACGCACTGAGAGCTTGTCTTTATGAAGTATATAAACCCCTGGTGCCACTCCTGCTTTGCATCGCTGCCCTGGTGGCTGTGATTGTGTACGCTCTTGCCGATAATCTACACAGCTTTGTATGCAGGCTTTTCCTTCCCCAGTATCATTACCCTTATGCAGTGCCACTTGCATTCATACAG GTATGTCTAAATCTCCTGGCATTGCTAGCCTTGCATGGTGTGGGTCTGATCCGCCTCAAGCCTTTCTCCCTGAGGCTGTCCGAGCGTTTGTTTGTACCTGCCATCTGTGGGGGTGTCCAGTGTGCTTTGGACATTTGGGCTGAAGCAAGTGCCCACTCTGGTCTGTACCCGCTCACCGCCCGATTCCTCCCACTGGTCAGCGTGAGCTTAGGTCATCTGTTTGCACTAAATCTACCTGGCTCAATCCACGTCTCCTGCCTTCTGACAGCTGTCACGGTCGCCTCTGTCAGTGTCACAG CATGTCAAGGACTGCATACAATGGAGCCGCTGGAATACGTCTACTCTCCCCTCAGCCTGATCCTCCACAGCCTGTCTCTTGTGTGGCTAGCTAAAGTCTCCCAAACGGAGCGAGGTGATGCCTCAACCTTTGACCTTTATTACAATCTAACAGTTACACGCATCCTTTTATTAGGGTTCCTATGCTTTATACACCCTGATAGCCCAAAAGCACTGATTGGCGGCAGCTGGCACAGTCTCCTGTTTTATGGATACATGCTTGGAATGTTGCTGCTGGGTGCTGTGCAACTTCTCTTTGTGAATATGACAGCTCTGTATTTTTCTGCTTTGCCGGCAGCTGTGCTGCATGCAACCAGAGGACTAGTTTTGCCCCTCTTCAGTGTATTTTAG